One Defluviimonas sp. SAOS-178_SWC DNA window includes the following coding sequences:
- a CDS encoding SDR family NAD(P)-dependent oxidoreductase: protein MKTVLVTGVSRGLGLAIARRLLADTTPYRVVGTARGYSDEYRALVEASDGRAEFIQTDLSDVGIIPDLVGDITSRHGTLWGLVNNAAIGTDGVLATMHRSDIEKVLAVNLTAPLILTKYASRGMLSAREGRIVNISSIIASTGFNGLAAYAASKAGLEGMTRSLSRELGKRDITVNCVAPGYMETEMTSGLDVHKMASIRRRATLGLAAPEDAAGAVAYLLGPEAGKITGTVVTVDGGSTA from the coding sequence ATGAAAACCGTTCTGGTGACAGGTGTCTCCCGTGGCCTTGGCCTGGCCATCGCGCGCCGGCTTCTTGCCGATACCACGCCCTACCGGGTCGTCGGCACGGCCCGCGGCTACAGCGACGAGTACCGCGCGCTGGTGGAGGCCAGCGACGGTCGCGCCGAATTCATTCAGACCGACCTTTCGGATGTCGGGATCATTCCCGACCTCGTGGGCGATATCACGTCGCGGCACGGCACGCTCTGGGGCCTCGTCAACAACGCCGCAATCGGCACCGACGGGGTCCTCGCGACGATGCACCGGAGCGATATCGAGAAGGTGCTTGCCGTCAACCTGACCGCGCCGCTGATCCTGACGAAATACGCCTCGCGCGGGATGCTCTCCGCGCGCGAGGGACGGATCGTCAACATCTCCTCGATCATCGCCTCCACCGGCTTCAACGGCCTTGCCGCGTATGCGGCGTCGAAAGCCGGCCTCGAAGGCATGACGCGGTCGCTGTCGCGCGAGCTGGGCAAGCGCGACATCACCGTCAACTGCGTTGCGCCGGGCTACATGGAAACCGAAATGACGAGCGGCCTTGACGTCCACAAGATGGCCTCGATCCGCCGCCGCGCCACGCTCGGCCTCGCCGCGCCCGAGGATGCGGCCGGCGCGGTCGCTTATCTTCTTGGCCCCGAGGCGGGAAAGATCACCGGCACGGTCGTGACGGTCGACGGCGGCAGCACGGCCTGA